A window from Canis lupus familiaris isolate Mischka breed German Shepherd chromosome 18, alternate assembly UU_Cfam_GSD_1.0, whole genome shotgun sequence encodes these proteins:
- the CD5 gene encoding LOW QUALITY PROTEIN: T-cell surface glycoprotein CD5 (The sequence of the model RefSeq protein was modified relative to this genomic sequence to represent the inferred CDS: deleted 1 base in 1 codon) yields MPSLPRLRQKEAASMGFQQPPLAALCLLGVLVTSCLGGAHWEDSEFQVRLKGSSSRCQGQLEVCIGKSWYTVSSRSWSWSQSPNPWEELRLALKLCRRLDCGEALAMAYFPAFNSPQKPITCHGHVGSFSNCNTSVASQSNPLGLICQEPPKTTPPPTSPPPTTTPEPTAPPRLQLVARPGALRCAGVVELYYGSLGGAISYEAQDRTQDRTQDLENRICAALQCGSFLKLLPEAETARTQDPGESKPLPIRWKIQNRSCASLEQCFRKVSPYEGSQALAIVCSGFQPKVQSRLVGGSGLCEGSVEVRQGRQWEVLCDVPRAKGTARWEEVCQEQRCGKLNSFRVLDATEKTSHGLFCPEEKLSQCHQLQERKTYCRRVFVTCQDPNPAGLGAGTVMSIVLALVLLAVLLVVCGPHAYRKLVKKFRQKKQRQWIGPTGMNQNMSFHRNHTATVRSQVENPAVSHVENEYSQPPRNSHVSAYAALEGALNRVSTQPDNSSDSDYDLHGAQRL; encoded by the exons ATGCCGAGCTTGCCAAGGCTGAGGCAGAAGGAGGCTGCGTCCATGGGGTTTCAGCAACCACCGCTGGCCGCCCTGTGcctgctgggggtgctgg tCACTTCCTGCCTCGGGGGGGCCCACTGGGAGGACTCAG AGTTCCAGGTGAGACTGAAAGGCTCCAGCTCACGGTGCCAGGGCCAGCTGGAGGTCTGCATCGGGAAAAGTTGGTACACAGTGTCCAgccggagctggagctggagccagaGCCCAAACCCCTGGGAGGAACTTAGGCTGGCCTTGAAGCTCTGCCGGAGGCTGGACTGTGGGGAGGCCTTGGCCATGGCCTACTTTCCTGCTTTCAACAGTCCCCAGAAACCGATCACCTGCCATGGACACGTG GGGTCCTTTTCCAACTGCAACACCAGTGTGGCAAGCCAGAGCAACCCCCTGGGCCTGATCTGCCAGG AGCCACCGAAGACAACACCTCCTCCCACGAGCCCCCCACCCACAACCACTCCAGAGCCCACAG CTCCTCCCAGGCTGCAGCtggtggccaggcctggggccctGCGGTGTGCTGGTGTGGTGGAGCTCTACTacggcagcctgggtggtgccATCAGCTATGAGGCACAGGACAGGACCCAGGACAGGACCCAGGACCTAGAGAACCGCATCTGTGCCGCCCTGCAGTGTGGTTCTTTCCTAAAGCTTCTGCCAGAGGCTGAGACAGCCAGGACACAAGATCCAGGGGAGAGCAAGCCCTTGCCAATTCGATGGAAGATCCAGAACAGGAGCTGTGCCTCCCTGGAGCAGTGCTTCAGAAAAGTATCGCCCTATGAGGGCAGCCAAGCTCTGGCCATTGTCTGTTCTG GTTTCCAGCCCAAGGTGCAGAGCCGCCTGGTGGGGGGCAGCGGCTTGTGTGAAGGCTCTGTGGAGGTGCGCCAGGGCAGGCAGTGGGAGGTCCTGTGCGACGTCCCTCGGGCAAAGGGCACGGCGCGGTGGGAGGAGGTGTGCCAGGAGCAGCGCTGCGGCAAACTCAACTCCTTCCGGGTGCTGGATGCCACCGAGAAAACCTCCCACGGGCTCTTCTGCCCTGAGGAGAAGCTGTCCCAGTGCCACCAGCTTCAAGAGAGAAAAACCTACTGCAGAAGGGTATTTGTCACAT gccAGGACCCAAACCCGGCAGGCCTGGGCGCAGGCACCGTGATGAGCATCGTCCTGGCCCTTGTGCTCCTGGCAGTCCTGCTGGTCGTGTGCGGTCCTCACGCCTACAGGAAGCTGGTGAAGAAAT TCCGCCAGAAGAAGCAGCGCCAGTGGATTGGCCCGACGGGAATGAACCAGAACA TGTCTTTCCATCGCAACCACACGGCGACCGTCCGGTCCCAGGTTGAGAACCCTGCTGTCTCACATGTGGAGAATGAATACAGCCAGCCTCCCAGGAACTCCCACGTCTCTGCTTATGCAG cTCTGGAAGGGGCCCTGAATCGTGTTTCCACCCAGCCTGATAACTCCTCCGATAGTGACTACGATTTACACGGGGCTCAGAGACTGTGA
- the VPS37C gene encoding vacuolar protein sorting-associated protein 37C isoform X2: MALATNRSLAERNLEFQGPLEISRSNLSDKYQELRKLVERCQEQKAKLEKFSSALQPETLLDLLQIEGMKIEEESEAMAEKFLEGEVPLETFLENFSSMRMLSHLRRVRVEKLQDVMRRPRASQEPAGDAPSPRPPPPPCPAPPVTPPVAEEPPPPPSVVPPYPLPYSLSPGLPVGPTAQGALPPAPFPVVSQPSYSYSGPLGPPYPSAHPGARGAAGYSWSPQRSTPPRPGYPMAPTAASGPGYPLAGTRAPSPGYPQQAPYLLTGGKPPYPTQPQLLNFPGQPQASGPPQPPYPPGPTPPYGFPPPQGPTWPGY; encoded by the exons ATGGCACTGGCCACCAACCGGAGCCTGGCGGAGCGGAATCTGGAGTTCCAGGGTCCCCTGGAGATCAGCCGCTCAAACCTCTCAGACAAGTACCAGGAGCTCCGCAAGCTCGTGGAGCGGTGCCAGGAGCAGAAGGCCAAGCTGG AGAAATTTTCTTCTGCACTGCAGCCAGAGACCTTGTTAGACCTTCTGCAGATCGAAGGCATGAAGATTGAAGAGGAGTCTGAG GCCATGGCTGAGAAGTTCCTGGAGGGAGAGGTGCCCTTGGAGACGTTTCTGGAAAACTTTTCCTCCATGAGGATGCTGTCCCATCTGCGGAGGGTGCGTGTGGAGAAGCTCCAGGATGTGATGAGGAGGCCCAGAGCTTCCCAGGAGCCAGCTGGTGATGCGCCTTCTCCAcgcccaccacccccaccttgcCCGGCTCCCCCGGTGACACCCCCAGTGGCCGAAGAgccacccccaccaccatcaGTAGTGCCTCCCTACCCTTTGCCCTACAGCCTGTCTCCTGGCCTACCTGTGGGCCCTACAGCCCAGGGTGCGCTCCCACCGGCCCCCTTCCCTGTGGTGTCCCAGCCTTCCTATTCCTACAGTGGGCCCTTGGGCCCTCCTTACCCATCAGCCCACCCGGGAGCCCGGGGTGCTGCAGGCTATTCCTGGTCCCCACAGAGGAGCACACCACCCCGGCCAGGCTATCCCATGGCCCCCACTGCTGCCTCTGGCCCCGGGTACCCCTTGGCAGGGACCCGGGCCCCCAGTCCAGGATATCCTCAACAGGCCCCCTACCTCTTGACAGGAGGAAAACCTCCCTACCCAACACAGCCTCAGCTCCTGAACTTCCCAGGCCAGCCCCAGGCCTCAGGGCCCCCTCAGCCCCCTTACCCCCCAGGGCCCACCCCTCCCTATGGCTTTCCACCACCTCAGGGTCCGACCTGGCCGGGGTACTAA
- the VPS37C gene encoding vacuolar protein sorting-associated protein 37C isoform X1 — protein METLKDKTLEELEEMQNDPEAIDRLAQEAPEVQDLQLEREMALATNRSLAERNLEFQGPLEISRSNLSDKYQELRKLVERCQEQKAKLEKFSSALQPETLLDLLQIEGMKIEEESEAMAEKFLEGEVPLETFLENFSSMRMLSHLRRVRVEKLQDVMRRPRASQEPAGDAPSPRPPPPPCPAPPVTPPVAEEPPPPPSVVPPYPLPYSLSPGLPVGPTAQGALPPAPFPVVSQPSYSYSGPLGPPYPSAHPGARGAAGYSWSPQRSTPPRPGYPMAPTAASGPGYPLAGTRAPSPGYPQQAPYLLTGGKPPYPTQPQLLNFPGQPQASGPPQPPYPPGPTPPYGFPPPQGPTWPGY, from the exons GTCCAGGACCTACAGCTGGAACGGGAGATGGCACTGGCCACCAACCGGAGCCTGGCGGAGCGGAATCTGGAGTTCCAGGGTCCCCTGGAGATCAGCCGCTCAAACCTCTCAGACAAGTACCAGGAGCTCCGCAAGCTCGTGGAGCGGTGCCAGGAGCAGAAGGCCAAGCTGG AGAAATTTTCTTCTGCACTGCAGCCAGAGACCTTGTTAGACCTTCTGCAGATCGAAGGCATGAAGATTGAAGAGGAGTCTGAG GCCATGGCTGAGAAGTTCCTGGAGGGAGAGGTGCCCTTGGAGACGTTTCTGGAAAACTTTTCCTCCATGAGGATGCTGTCCCATCTGCGGAGGGTGCGTGTGGAGAAGCTCCAGGATGTGATGAGGAGGCCCAGAGCTTCCCAGGAGCCAGCTGGTGATGCGCCTTCTCCAcgcccaccacccccaccttgcCCGGCTCCCCCGGTGACACCCCCAGTGGCCGAAGAgccacccccaccaccatcaGTAGTGCCTCCCTACCCTTTGCCCTACAGCCTGTCTCCTGGCCTACCTGTGGGCCCTACAGCCCAGGGTGCGCTCCCACCGGCCCCCTTCCCTGTGGTGTCCCAGCCTTCCTATTCCTACAGTGGGCCCTTGGGCCCTCCTTACCCATCAGCCCACCCGGGAGCCCGGGGTGCTGCAGGCTATTCCTGGTCCCCACAGAGGAGCACACCACCCCGGCCAGGCTATCCCATGGCCCCCACTGCTGCCTCTGGCCCCGGGTACCCCTTGGCAGGGACCCGGGCCCCCAGTCCAGGATATCCTCAACAGGCCCCCTACCTCTTGACAGGAGGAAAACCTCCCTACCCAACACAGCCTCAGCTCCTGAACTTCCCAGGCCAGCCCCAGGCCTCAGGGCCCCCTCAGCCCCCTTACCCCCCAGGGCCCACCCCTCCCTATGGCTTTCCACCACCTCAGGGTCCGACCTGGCCGGGGTACTAA